From Pseudoalteromonas sp. Scap06:
ATTATGGCTATAAATGCTGCCAAAATAAACGGAATAACAATAGCGCTTGCGGCTTTAATACCCGCCAGCACAATGACCAAAGCGGCAAAAATTATTAAGCTTTTATTTACCCCAGTTAAACTTGCCAATACTATTATCCTATTACTGTTATTTGGCTTTAGTGTAAGGCAAAAGCTAATAGAATGAAATGTTTAAGGGTCTGTTGGACTTTCAAGATTAGATTTGCAGCCGTCTTTTTGGTATTAAGGCAAGACAGAGCCTATGTGGTGTGGTTGTTCCCCATAAATAGGCGATAACGTAGCATTAATGCCAAACAGGCGCTGCCCAAAGGGTTCTGCCTAGGGGCAATTAACTCTTTGTTGCTCGGTTTTGACTTAGCCCACTAGGTTACAAACCTCCCGCCGCGATTAAATTGCCCCTAGTTTGAACAAATATTAATCCGCAAAGACCAACAGACCCTAGGTGATCATAAAAATTATTGGTACGTATAAGTTTGCAAATCGTTGAGCTGGAGAGTATAAATTTTAAACATCCTGCTTTTTTTATAATTTCGGAGTTGCAATGCATATATTTTTTACTGGCGCCACAGGCTTAATTGGTAGGCACCTTTGCCCTTTCTTGTTGCACCACCACGATGTTACTGTACTGAGCAGAAACCCAACCAAAGCAAAAGTATTGTTAGGGCACCAGGTTAACGCTATTGATAGCCTTGAAGATGTTGATTTTAATACCGTTGACGTGGTTATTAACTTAGCCGGTGAACCTATTGTAAATAAACGTTGGAGTAATAAACAAAAAGCAGTCATTCGCGATAGCCGAATCATTGTTACGCAAGCGATTAGTGATGCTATTAAGCAGTGCCATACCCCGCCACATACTTTTATATCTGGCAGTGCAATTGGTTATTATGGTCGACAAGGCGACACTCTGGTTGATGAAAACAATACAGAGCCTCATGATGAATTTAGCCACCAACTGTGCAAAGATTGGGAGCAAGCAGCTTTAAAGGCTGAGTCTGACGAAACTCGAGTGTGCTTATTACGTACCGGTATTGTATTGGCTAAAAAAGGCGGCGCGCTTGGTAAAATGTTACCAGCATTTAAGCTTTGCGTAGGTGGTCCAATTGGCAATGGTGAGCAAGGTATGTCGTGGATCCATATAGATGATATGGTTCAGCTCATTTTATTTTTAATTCGCAATAAACAAATATCTGGTGCTATCAACGCTACAGCCCCTGAGCCGGTAAGTAACAAGCAGTTTAGTAAATCATTAGGAAAAGCATTATCTCGCCCTGCGTTTATGCCTATGCCTGCTGGGGTGCTTAATATATTAATGGGTGAAATGGCCGACTTACTTACTACCGGCCAGTATGTGGTACCTAAAAAAGCATTAGACCATAACTATCGTTTTCACTTTACTAAAATTGACGCTGCATTAGAAAGTTTAGTCTAGCTACTGGCCTTAACGGGTTAAGTTTGTAGTAGGGGGTAAAGTTAATACTTTTTACCCTCTTGCTATTTTTGTGTTACTACCTAATACTTATAGCTGTATAAACGCCTTCAATTAGCTAAAAGAGCCCCTTAAACATGCTTCATTTACCTACATTAATTAGCCTCTGTTTTATTCTTAACTTGTTTATTGCTGTGTTCTTTTTTTCTGTTTATAGATACAAAAAACAACCTTGCTATTTATTTTTTGCGACCGCCTGTTGCTCGTTTATTACCGCAATTGCACTAATTGGTTTAAGAGATTTTATTGAGTTTCCATTATTAACCCATTTTTTTGCTTACGTTTTTATTATTTTAAGCCCATTACTCATTATTTTAGGGTTAATACCACAAAGCCAA
This genomic window contains:
- a CDS encoding TIGR01777 family oxidoreductase; protein product: MHIFFTGATGLIGRHLCPFLLHHHDVTVLSRNPTKAKVLLGHQVNAIDSLEDVDFNTVDVVINLAGEPIVNKRWSNKQKAVIRDSRIIVTQAISDAIKQCHTPPHTFISGSAIGYYGRQGDTLVDENNTEPHDEFSHQLCKDWEQAALKAESDETRVCLLRTGIVLAKKGGALGKMLPAFKLCVGGPIGNGEQGMSWIHIDDMVQLILFLIRNKQISGAINATAPEPVSNKQFSKSLGKALSRPAFMPMPAGVLNILMGEMADLLTTGQYVVPKKALDHNYRFHFTKIDAALESLV